From the genome of Phragmitibacter flavus, one region includes:
- a CDS encoding PQQ-binding-like beta-propeller repeat protein, producing MKSFFLSTLCTVSVSSLVLAGASLSAANWPGFRGPNHDGSSPATGLPEKFSRTDGIKWAVDMPGPAASSPAVWGDSIFVSSSRPSDQKLLAMCVDAKTGGIKWQHEVTDGYKHDDRSNLASPSPATDGKLVYFLYGTSVLVAFDFEGKEVWKRDLGKDYGNFGTQWTYSTSPVLDGDKLYIQVLQRNEAFEFNGMQKGDPNGKNESYILALEPATGKEIWRQVRASDAVAESLEAFSSPVFHTFEGKRLMLISGGDTMTGHDAETGKELWRLNSWNSAKIGHWRLVPSPVAGDGVVLACAPKKEPVFGVKLDSKGSVDPLWTSNAREVSSDVSTPSFYQGKFYVLDSDRKTLACIEPKTGDVIWRGEFPTRTKIEASPTGADGKIYVVDQLGKVFVVKAGGSAMEVLLEADFGMEGVTGTNSDNIVRAAIVPTNGMLLIRAQDRLYCVGK from the coding sequence ATGAAGTCGTTTTTTCTATCCACTCTTTGCACAGTATCGGTTTCGAGTTTGGTCCTGGCTGGGGCGTCGTTAAGCGCTGCAAACTGGCCGGGTTTCCGGGGGCCGAATCATGATGGATCGAGTCCGGCGACGGGTTTGCCCGAGAAATTTTCGCGCACGGATGGGATCAAATGGGCGGTCGACATGCCGGGGCCTGCGGCTTCGAGTCCGGCGGTTTGGGGGGATTCGATTTTTGTAAGTTCATCGCGTCCAAGCGATCAGAAGCTGCTGGCGATGTGTGTGGATGCCAAAACGGGCGGGATCAAATGGCAGCATGAGGTGACGGATGGTTACAAGCACGATGACCGCAGCAATCTGGCTTCTCCTTCGCCGGCAACGGACGGCAAGCTGGTGTATTTCCTTTATGGGACCAGTGTGCTGGTGGCGTTCGACTTTGAAGGGAAGGAAGTTTGGAAGCGGGACTTGGGCAAGGATTACGGGAACTTTGGGACGCAGTGGACGTATTCGACGAGTCCGGTGCTGGACGGTGACAAGCTGTATATCCAGGTGCTGCAGCGCAATGAGGCGTTTGAGTTCAACGGCATGCAAAAGGGCGATCCGAACGGCAAGAACGAGAGCTACATTTTGGCGCTGGAACCAGCAACGGGCAAAGAGATCTGGCGTCAGGTGCGGGCCAGTGATGCGGTGGCGGAGTCGCTGGAGGCGTTTTCATCGCCGGTGTTTCACACTTTTGAAGGCAAACGTTTGATGCTGATTTCCGGTGGGGACACGATGACGGGTCATGATGCGGAAACGGGCAAGGAGTTGTGGAGATTGAACTCGTGGAACTCGGCCAAGATCGGACATTGGAGACTGGTGCCTTCCCCAGTGGCAGGTGACGGGGTGGTTTTGGCTTGTGCGCCGAAGAAGGAGCCGGTGTTTGGCGTGAAGCTGGATTCGAAGGGCTCGGTGGATCCGCTTTGGACGTCGAATGCGCGTGAGGTGAGCAGTGATGTGAGCACGCCTTCGTTCTACCAGGGGAAATTTTATGTGCTGGACAGTGACCGCAAGACGCTGGCTTGCATTGAGCCGAAAACGGGGGACGTGATCTGGCGCGGGGAGTTCCCGACCCGGACGAAGATTGAAGCATCACCAACGGGTGCGGATGGAAAGATTTATGTGGTGGACCAGCTCGGCAAAGTGTTCGTCGTGAAGGCGGGCGGTAGTGCGATGGAAGTGTTGCTCGAAGCGGATTTCGGCATGGAAGGCGTGACCGGAACGAACAGCGATAACATCGTGCGGGCGGCGATTGTTCCGACCAATGGGATGTTGCTCATTCGTGCGCAGGACCGGTTGTATTGCGTTGGAAAGTGA